A DNA window from Mycoplasmopsis pullorum contains the following coding sequences:
- the pgmB gene encoding beta-phosphoglucomutase: MQIKGILFDVDGVITDTAKIHYKSWAKVVKKIGIDYTEAENENLRGLPRIDTLKEIIKLKQPQATYELEFLNSLAHEKNELYVELLKQELDETYLLPNIKKFIIDAKNKGIKLAIASSSYNAPFILKKLNVYDYFDAIVNPANVAKGKPAPDIYIQAYELIGVPKEECIGLEDAVSGVESIVGAGVKAIAFDYHSGVDFSKASLVLHDTSELNLDSVISYFKNIN; the protein is encoded by the coding sequence ATGCAAATTAAAGGTATTTTATTTGACGTAGATGGAGTAATTACTGACACAGCTAAAATTCATTATAAGTCATGAGCTAAGGTGGTTAAAAAAATTGGAATTGACTATACTGAAGCTGAAAACGAAAATTTACGTGGATTACCAAGAATTGATACGCTTAAAGAAATTATTAAATTAAAACAACCACAAGCAACTTATGAACTAGAATTTTTAAATTCGCTTGCTCATGAAAAAAATGAGCTTTATGTGGAATTATTAAAACAAGAATTAGATGAAACTTATTTATTACCAAATATTAAAAAATTCATTATTGATGCCAAAAATAAAGGTATAAAATTAGCAATAGCATCAAGTAGCTATAATGCACCTTTTATTCTTAAAAAGTTGAACGTCTACGATTATTTTGATGCAATTGTAAATCCTGCAAATGTTGCTAAAGGTAAACCGGCTCCAGATATTTACATTCAAGCCTATGAACTAATCGGAGTTCCTAAAGAAGAATGTATTGGATTAGAAGATGCAGTTTCTGGTGTAGAATCAATAGTCGGAGCAGGTGTTAAAGCAATTGCGTTTGACTATCACTCAGGAGTTGATTTCTCTAAAGCTTCATTAGTTTTACACGATACTAGCGAACTTAATTTAGACTCGGTGATTAGTTACTTTAAAAACATCAATTAA